A window from Kovacikia minuta CCNUW1 encodes these proteins:
- the acnB gene encoding bifunctional aconitate hydratase 2/2-methylisocitrate dehydratase: MLESYRQHVAERAALGIPPLPLSAEQTSELCEQLKHPPVGEEVFLLALLRDRVPPGVDQAAYVKAGFLTAIAKGEATSPLISAPEAVELLGTMMGGYNVQSLIDLLQVADGAIATTATAALSKILLVYDAFHDVQELAESGNSYAQQVMQSWADADWFTSRPRLPESITVTVFKVPGETNTDDLSPAPHATTRPDIPLHATVMLETRMPGGLGTIAELKQKGHPVAYVGDVVGTGSSRKSAINSVLWHIGDDIPFVPNKRTGGYILGGKIAPIFFNTAEDSGALPIECDVTLMNTGDVITIYPYKGEITDAAGNVISTFTLKPDTILDEVQAGGRIPLLIGRTLTDKTRAALGLEPSTLFVRPQMPADTGKGFTLAQKMVGKACGLSGVRPGTSCEPLMTTVGSQDTTGPMTRDELKELACLGFSADLVMQSFCHTAAYPKPVDIKTHQDLPDFINSRGGVSLRPGDGIIHSWLNRMLLPDTVGTGGDSHTRFPLGISFPAGSGLVAFAAALGVMPLDMPESVLVRFKGQLQPGVTLRDIVNAIPYAAMQRGLLTAEKQNKKNVFSGRIMEMEGLPDLKLEQAFELTDATAERSCAGSTIKLSPETVSEYLRSNVALLKNMVARGYGDARTILRRVAKMEQWLANPSLMAADADAEYAEIIEVDLDQIKQPIVAAPNDPDNIKLMSECAGDPIHEVFIGSCMTNIGHYRAAAKVLEGAGPVKVRLWICPPTRMDEKQLREEGYYDIFAASGARTEMPGCSLCMGNQARVADGVTVFSTSTRNFNNRMGKDAKVYLGSAELAAVCALLGRIPTVEEYMEIVTKKIDPFAADLYRYLNFDQIAGFEDEGRVIPLEEMPRIEDILGMPTAAAR, from the coding sequence ATGCTTGAATCCTATCGTCAACACGTTGCTGAACGGGCTGCATTGGGCATTCCGCCGTTACCCTTAAGTGCTGAGCAAACCTCTGAACTGTGTGAGCAATTAAAACATCCCCCCGTGGGTGAAGAGGTGTTTTTGCTGGCTTTGTTACGCGATCGCGTTCCCCCCGGTGTAGACCAGGCAGCCTATGTCAAGGCGGGGTTTTTGACAGCGATCGCTAAGGGTGAAGCCACCAGTCCGTTAATCTCTGCTCCCGAAGCAGTTGAACTTTTGGGCACCATGATGGGTGGGTATAACGTTCAATCCCTGATTGATTTGCTTCAAGTTGCCGATGGGGCAATTGCCACGACTGCCACAGCCGCCTTAAGCAAAATCCTGTTGGTTTACGATGCCTTCCATGATGTCCAGGAGCTTGCCGAGAGCGGAAATTCCTACGCCCAACAGGTGATGCAATCCTGGGCTGATGCGGACTGGTTCACGAGTCGCCCCAGGCTCCCTGAAAGCATTACCGTGACGGTTTTCAAAGTGCCAGGAGAAACCAATACCGATGACCTCTCTCCGGCTCCCCATGCGACAACCCGCCCCGACATTCCCCTGCACGCTACCGTCATGCTGGAAACGCGGATGCCGGGGGGACTGGGCACGATCGCTGAACTCAAACAGAAAGGGCATCCCGTTGCCTATGTGGGAGATGTGGTCGGCACTGGCTCATCCCGCAAATCCGCCATCAACTCGGTTCTGTGGCATATTGGCGATGACATTCCCTTTGTCCCCAACAAGCGCACGGGGGGATATATTTTAGGCGGCAAAATTGCGCCGATTTTCTTTAACACAGCGGAGGACTCTGGAGCGCTGCCGATCGAGTGTGATGTCACCCTGATGAACACGGGAGATGTGATTACCATCTATCCCTACAAAGGCGAAATCACCGATGCAGCAGGCAACGTCATTTCCACCTTCACCCTCAAGCCCGACACCATTCTGGACGAAGTTCAGGCGGGTGGACGCATCCCCCTGCTGATCGGGCGCACCCTGACCGACAAAACCCGTGCTGCCCTGGGGCTGGAACCCAGTACCCTGTTCGTTCGCCCCCAAATGCCCGCGGATACGGGTAAAGGGTTTACCCTGGCTCAAAAAATGGTGGGCAAAGCCTGTGGTCTATCGGGTGTGCGTCCTGGCACCTCCTGCGAACCTCTCATGACCACGGTCGGCTCCCAGGACACCACTGGACCAATGACCCGCGACGAGCTAAAAGAACTTGCCTGTCTGGGCTTCAGCGCCGATTTGGTAATGCAAAGCTTCTGCCACACGGCTGCCTATCCCAAACCCGTAGATATCAAGACGCATCAGGATCTACCCGACTTCATCAACTCCCGGGGTGGCGTTTCCCTGCGTCCCGGTGATGGCATTATCCATTCCTGGCTTAACCGGATGCTGTTGCCAGATACCGTAGGCACCGGAGGCGACTCCCACACCCGCTTCCCGTTAGGAATTTCGTTCCCGGCGGGTTCTGGGCTGGTGGCATTTGCCGCCGCCCTGGGTGTGATGCCGCTGGACATGCCAGAATCGGTGCTGGTTCGGTTTAAGGGACAACTGCAACCCGGTGTGACACTGCGGGACATCGTGAATGCGATTCCCTATGCCGCGATGCAAAGAGGGCTGCTGACGGCGGAGAAGCAGAACAAGAAAAATGTTTTCTCTGGTCGGATTATGGAAATGGAAGGGCTGCCAGACCTGAAACTGGAACAGGCGTTTGAACTCACGGATGCCACAGCGGAACGTTCCTGTGCAGGCTCGACGATTAAACTGAGTCCGGAAACGGTGTCAGAGTATCTCCGATCGAACGTTGCCCTGCTGAAAAATATGGTGGCACGGGGCTATGGCGATGCCCGCACCATCCTGCGCCGCGTTGCCAAAATGGAGCAATGGTTAGCCAATCCTAGTCTGATGGCAGCAGATGCGGATGCGGAATACGCCGAAATTATTGAGGTGGATCTGGATCAAATTAAGCAGCCGATCGTCGCTGCCCCCAATGACCCCGATAACATTAAGCTAATGTCCGAGTGTGCTGGTGATCCCATCCATGAGGTGTTTATTGGTTCCTGCATGACCAATATTGGGCATTACCGGGCGGCTGCCAAAGTGCTGGAAGGCGCGGGTCCGGTTAAGGTTCGCCTCTGGATCTGTCCCCCCACCCGCATGGATGAAAAGCAACTGCGGGAAGAAGGCTACTATGATATTTTCGCCGCCTCTGGTGCCCGCACAGAAATGCCGGGATGTTCCCTGTGCATGGGCAATCAGGCGAGGGTTGCCGACGGGGTAACGGTGTTCTCTACCTCCACCCGCAACTTCAACAACCGCATGGGCAAGGATGCCAAAGTCTATCTCGGTTCCGCAGAGTTAGCAGCGGTGTGTGCCCTCCTGGGACGGATTCCCACTGTAGAAGAATACATGGAGATCGTGACGAAGAAGATCGATCCCTTCGCAGCCGATCTCTACCGCTACCTCAACTTCGATCAAATCGCCGGATTTGAAGACGAGGGACGGGTTATTCCCCTAGAAGAAATGCCCCGAATTGAGGACATTTTGGGAATGCCCACAGCGGCAGCGCGGTAG